Proteins encoded within one genomic window of Cucumis sativus cultivar 9930 chromosome 3, Cucumber_9930_V3, whole genome shotgun sequence:
- the LOC101220058 gene encoding uncharacterized protein LOC101220058 — MASMLQNLIRKSPPTRLIAALGAQTSQNLSTPFILHQPLDFDKKPDAHCHSNINSASTSNPSHFSQFYPSFPFGLCLPQISSTGLLPFEPDCVEQDDSRKLWADSVKKKRKRKMNKHKYKKLRKRLRRQT, encoded by the coding sequence ATGGCGTCCATGCTTCAAAATCTCATTAGAAAATCGCCACCCACGAGATTAATTGCTGCTTTGGGTGCTCAGACCTCACAAAATCTCTCAACACCCTTCATTCTTCACCAGCCCCTTGATTTTGATAAGAAACCAGATGCACATTGCCATTCTAATATAAACTCTGCTTCTACTTCGAATCCGTCTCATTTTTCCCAGTTTTACCCTAGTTTTCCATTTGGGCTTTGCTTGCCCCAAATCTCCTCTACTGGGTTGCTTCCGTTCGAGCCCGATTGTGTTGAGCAAGACGATTCTCGGAAGTTGTGGGCTGATAgcgtgaagaagaagaggaaacgCAAGATGAACAAGCATAAGTATAAGAAGCTAAGGAAGCGGCTCCGAAGACAGACATAG